The genomic segment GCGGTACGGAGCGAAGGCGTCGACGATGGAGGACGGTGTTACGCCGAGCTGGGTGATTGCTAGCCAGAGATCGAACAAGTCGCGCCCCTTCGATCGCTGGAACAAGGCTCGGATCTTCGTGGCCACCACCTCAGCGAGGGTGAACGTGAGAACCTCGGCGCTACCGCTGAACCAGGAGGACGTGACATCGAGCGGAATCCGAATGGGCGGGCTGGCCGGTGAGCGCTCGAATGTGTTGACCTCGATCTTGACCCGCATCGGACCTGCGCCCGCCTCATAGGAGGCTCGCAGAAACATCTTGGGGTGCTCGGTGAGCCTCGTCCGCACATCCATGCCGAGCCGGTGTCCGATCTGGCTAACCGCTCGGGTGAGTTCGCGGATACCACCGCCGGTGCTGCGGACGTAGTCGAGGTCCTCGCTGTAGCGGAGCGGGTGAGGTGCATGGAGTTTGTGCAAACAGGTGTCGCCACGGAATACCAGCTCGTCGCCGAGATAGTCATCGTTGGCGATCTCGATGATGAGCCGAGACAGCAGCAGGTCTTGCTCAATCTGCTCCACCGTCGGCCACGGCACGGTTCGGCCCCATTCCGTGATTGCCGCTTCGGGGATCACGACGACTCCTCGTCCGGATCCTCCGCAACCATGACGTTCCAGCGCAGATCGAGGACCCCGGAACGTCCGTGGCCGGGGTCCAGAAGAGTCGGCGTGGTCCGTGAGGCCGCAACGGGTACCAGTGGTTCGGTGTCGACCTCCACGTCGACTCGCTCGGCCATGTAGTCGAGGAGCCATCCGGTGCGCTGCACCACGGAGACCGGGTACTCGGAGGCGACCTCGGCGAGACGACTGACATCGAGTGCGCCGTCAGTCAGCATGTCGCCGATGATGGTCGCCACGTTGAACAAGGCCCCACTCGCATTGGGAAAGGAAACGAGATCGAGCACGGTGGCTTCCGACGTAGCGATACGCATCGTCCCGGTTGGGGTGTTGATAACGTCGGTAGGACGATGCGACGTGTACGCGGAGGTGATGAATTCGATTCGGACCCGCCCGAATGTCCGAGCACGAAGCCTTGCCGGCGTCATCACCTGGAAAACTTGAGGACGCTGATGGGAGAACCCGTGGATCTCGGCAGCCGATAGGAGGCAGACGTAGTAGTCGTGGCCAAGATGGCGCATCATTGGATCCACGAAGTGAGATGCAGGGATGGCACCCCAGGAGCGGAATTCGGGCGGGATAGCAACGTATAGTCCCGTCGTAGGGCTGAACAGATACCCGCGCCGCCGCGACTGAGCTAACGACGGTGCCACGTGGCGCACCGGGATTCCCAGTAGCTCGGCGGCCTCGGTCGTAGTCACCCAATGCCGGCCCCGAGCCAGCAACCAGTCAGCCAACTCGCGGGGTCCTGTCGGGGATGTCGTATCAGTCATGTACCAATTCTAATCAGAATCTTTAGATTAGGTACATAACCGGCAGCTAGGGCTGGCGGGTGTCCCGACAGGTCGCCGTCGGCACAGGACGGTGTCAGCGTCCGTCGGGTCTGGCGGATCATAACGAAAGACGTCTGCTCCTCAGACACGACCCGGATGCCGAGTCGCCCATAGGCTGAGGCGCTGAACTGTGAGCATCGACGTTGAGGGTCGCGCAAGGCAACGGGCCAATGAGTTTCTCGATAAAGCGTGGTACCGCCGCCCCAATTCTGGGCGTCGAGTTTGACGGCAACCGAGAGTTCCGGAGTCGTGACATCAACATACCCGTAGCCTCGGTCATCTCCCACGATC from the Acidobacteriota bacterium genome contains:
- a CDS encoding type IV toxin-antitoxin system AbiEi family antitoxin — its product is MTDTTSPTGPRELADWLLARGRHWVTTTEAAELLGIPVRHVAPSLAQSRRRGYLFSPTTGLYVAIPPEFRSWGAIPASHFVDPMMRHLGHDYYVCLLSAAEIHGFSHQRPQVFQVMTPARLRARTFGRVRIEFITSAYTSHRPTDVINTPTGTMRIATSEATVLDLVSFPNASGALFNVATIIGDMLTDGALDVSRLAEVASEYPVSVVQRTGWLLDYMAERVDVEVDTEPLVPVAASRTTPTLLDPGHGRSGVLDLRWNVMVAEDPDEESS
- a CDS encoding nucleotidyl transferase AbiEii/AbiGii toxin family protein; translated protein: MIPEAAITEWGRTVPWPTVEQIEQDLLLSRLIIEIANDDYLGDELVFRGDTCLHKLHAPHPLRYSEDLDYVRSTGGGIRELTRAVSQIGHRLGMDVRTRLTEHPKMFLRASYEAGAGPMRVKIEVNTFERSPASPPIRIPLDVTSSWFSGSAEVLTFTLAEVVATKIRALFQRSKGRDLFDLWLAITQLGVTPSSIVDAFAPYRPDRYTRRRAELNLREKLTRKAFREDIRPLVADWPEEYDIDAAARLVITDVLALID